The Scomber scombrus chromosome 22, fScoSco1.1, whole genome shotgun sequence genome has a window encoding:
- the tulp3 gene encoding tubby-related protein 3 isoform X1, which translates to MSMERRALLEQKQRRKRQEPLMVQPNTEARPRRSRTRRGEEQAPLVESQLSIINDVIMDGIDGPAAFLGSEAPDMGTKIQILSVSQPQAQSQSQFQPQSQSKPQSPAAAEEPERDGDTETLLEPKTDIHELLQKQGLSGSMNFDESSEHEDDAEEERTRSLSPNADTTRPSSAASGKDVSEVTSGSPTAESSLIDVTNLEEFVLRPAPRGNSVKCRITRDKKGMDRGLYPTYFMHMEREDGKRVFLLAGRKRKKSKTSNYLISVDATDLSREGESFIGKLRSNLMGTKFTVYDNGTNPCKNPGALLEESNTRQELAAICYETNVLGFKGPRKMTVIIPGMNMNFERVPVRPQNEQESLLSRWQNHSLDNLIELHNKAPVWNDDTQSYVLNFHGRVTQASVKNFQIVHDNDPDYIVMQFGRVAEDIFTLDFNYPMCALQAFAIGLSSFDSKLACE; encoded by the exons AGGGCGCTGCTGGAACAGAAGCAGCGGAGGAAGCGGCAGGAACCGCTGATGGTCCAGCCCAACACAGAGGCTCGACCCCGGCGCTCCAGGACACGGCGTGGAGAGGAGCAGGCCCCGCTGGTGGAGTCTCAACTCAGTATCATCAACGATGTCATCATGGATG GTATCGACGGCCCAGCAGCTTTCCTGGGATCAGAAGCCCCTGATATGGGAACGAAAATTCAAATCCTGTCGGTGAGCCAGCCCCAGGCCCAGTCCCAGTCTCAGTTCCAACCCCAGTCCCAGTCCAAGCCTCAGTCCCCTGCTGCTGCGGAGGAGCCTGAGAGGGACGGAGACACTGAGACGCTGCTGGAGCCCAAGACAGATATCCACGAACTGCTGCAGAAACAAG GTCTGTCTGGCAGTATGAACTTTGATGAATCCAGCGAGCACGAGGATGACGCGGAGGAAGAGCGGACACGTTCTCTGTCCCCCAACGCAGACACAACCAGACCATCCTCCGCTGCCAGTGGCAAGGACGTTTCA GAGGTGACGTCCGGATCGCCCACTGCAGAGAGCTCGCTGATCGATGTCACCAATCTAGAGGAGTTTGTCTTGCGTCCGGCTCCGCGTGGCAACAGCGTCAAATGTCGAATTACCAGGGACAAGAAGGGCATGGACCGTGGCCTCTATCCAACCTACTTCATGCacatggagagagaggatggcAAGAGG gtgtttttgctggcaggaagaaagaggaagaagagtaaGACATCCAACTACCTTATTTCAGTGGATGCTACTGATCTgtcgagagagggagagagcttCATAGGTAAACTGAG GTCCAACCTCATGGGCACCAAATTCACAGTGTACGACAACGGCACCAATCCCTGCAAAAACCCCGGAGCGCTGCTGGAGGAGAGCAACACGCGACAGGAGCTGGCTGCCATCTGCTAT GAAACCAACGTGCTGGGATTCAAAGGACCACGTAAGATGACTGTAATCATCCCGGGCATGAACATGAACTTTGAAAGAGTCCCTGTAAGGCCTCAAAAT GAGCAGGAGAGCCTCCTGAGCAGGTGGCAGAATCACTCACTGGACAACCTGATCGAGCTGCACAACAAGGCCCCCGTGTGGAACGATGACACCCAGTCTTATGTGCTGAACTTCCACGGCCGGGTGACTCAAGCTTCGGTCAAGAACTTTCAAATAGTTCACGACAATGACC cTGACTACATTGTCATGCAGTTCGGCAGAGTGGCCGAAGACATCTTCACCCTGGACTTCAACTACCCCATGTGTGCTCTTCAAGCCTTCGCCATCGGCTTATCGAGCTTTGACAGCAAGCTGGCCTGTGAATGA
- the tulp3 gene encoding tubby-related protein 3 isoform X2: MDTVKNGGSQPVYSRWSYRPSSSASFSSNSAASGIEDDSSSLMQQKLEKQRALLEQKQRRKRQEPLMVQPNTEARPRRSRTRRGEEQAPLVESQLSIINDVIMDGIDGPAAFLGSEAPDMGTKIQILSVSQPQAQSQSQFQPQSQSKPQSPAAAEEPERDGDTETLLEPKTDIHELLQKQGLSGSMNFDESSEHEDDAEEERTRSLSPNADTTRPSSAASGKDVSEVTSGSPTAESSLIDVTNLEEFVLRPAPRGNSVKCRITRDKKGMDRGLYPTYFMHMEREDGKRVFLLAGRKRKKSKTSNYLISVDATDLSREGESFIGKLRSNLMGTKFTVYDNGTNPCKNPGALLEESNTRQELAAICYETNVLGFKGPRKMTVIIPGMNMNFERVPVRPQNEQESLLSRWQNHSLDNLIELHNKAPVWNDDTQSYVLNFHGRVTQASVKNFQIVHDNDPDYIVMQFGRVAEDIFTLDFNYPMCALQAFAIGLSSFDSKLACE, translated from the exons AGGGCGCTGCTGGAACAGAAGCAGCGGAGGAAGCGGCAGGAACCGCTGATGGTCCAGCCCAACACAGAGGCTCGACCCCGGCGCTCCAGGACACGGCGTGGAGAGGAGCAGGCCCCGCTGGTGGAGTCTCAACTCAGTATCATCAACGATGTCATCATGGATG GTATCGACGGCCCAGCAGCTTTCCTGGGATCAGAAGCCCCTGATATGGGAACGAAAATTCAAATCCTGTCGGTGAGCCAGCCCCAGGCCCAGTCCCAGTCTCAGTTCCAACCCCAGTCCCAGTCCAAGCCTCAGTCCCCTGCTGCTGCGGAGGAGCCTGAGAGGGACGGAGACACTGAGACGCTGCTGGAGCCCAAGACAGATATCCACGAACTGCTGCAGAAACAAG GTCTGTCTGGCAGTATGAACTTTGATGAATCCAGCGAGCACGAGGATGACGCGGAGGAAGAGCGGACACGTTCTCTGTCCCCCAACGCAGACACAACCAGACCATCCTCCGCTGCCAGTGGCAAGGACGTTTCA GAGGTGACGTCCGGATCGCCCACTGCAGAGAGCTCGCTGATCGATGTCACCAATCTAGAGGAGTTTGTCTTGCGTCCGGCTCCGCGTGGCAACAGCGTCAAATGTCGAATTACCAGGGACAAGAAGGGCATGGACCGTGGCCTCTATCCAACCTACTTCATGCacatggagagagaggatggcAAGAGG gtgtttttgctggcaggaagaaagaggaagaagagtaaGACATCCAACTACCTTATTTCAGTGGATGCTACTGATCTgtcgagagagggagagagcttCATAGGTAAACTGAG GTCCAACCTCATGGGCACCAAATTCACAGTGTACGACAACGGCACCAATCCCTGCAAAAACCCCGGAGCGCTGCTGGAGGAGAGCAACACGCGACAGGAGCTGGCTGCCATCTGCTAT GAAACCAACGTGCTGGGATTCAAAGGACCACGTAAGATGACTGTAATCATCCCGGGCATGAACATGAACTTTGAAAGAGTCCCTGTAAGGCCTCAAAAT GAGCAGGAGAGCCTCCTGAGCAGGTGGCAGAATCACTCACTGGACAACCTGATCGAGCTGCACAACAAGGCCCCCGTGTGGAACGATGACACCCAGTCTTATGTGCTGAACTTCCACGGCCGGGTGACTCAAGCTTCGGTCAAGAACTTTCAAATAGTTCACGACAATGACC cTGACTACATTGTCATGCAGTTCGGCAGAGTGGCCGAAGACATCTTCACCCTGGACTTCAACTACCCCATGTGTGCTCTTCAAGCCTTCGCCATCGGCTTATCGAGCTTTGACAGCAAGCTGGCCTGTGAATGA